The following coding sequences are from one Paenibacillus sp. JDR-2 window:
- a CDS encoding NAD(P)-binding domain-containing protein: MAQIALIGAGGKMGCRITDNMRKGDHFVSYVEIGSKGIERLAERGIVPVRQEEAVPDADVIILAVPDVAIGQISAAVVPLMKAGALLLLLDPAAAFLGELPSRSDISYFVAHPCHPPVFNDEIRWRQRGISLAGWRPNRPLCVL, encoded by the coding sequence TTGGCTCAAATCGCACTGATTGGTGCAGGAGGAAAAATGGGATGCAGAATAACGGACAACATGAGAAAAGGGGATCACTTCGTTTCCTACGTTGAGATTGGCAGTAAAGGAATAGAACGCTTGGCCGAGCGCGGGATTGTACCGGTCAGGCAGGAGGAAGCCGTTCCGGATGCGGATGTCATTATTCTCGCGGTGCCTGATGTTGCTATCGGACAGATATCCGCGGCGGTTGTTCCTCTTATGAAGGCGGGGGCGTTGCTCTTGTTATTGGATCCGGCAGCAGCCTTTCTGGGAGAGCTGCCTTCCCGAAGCGATATTTCTTACTTTGTTGCTCATCCTTGTCATCCGCCGGTGTTTAATGACGAAATACGCTGGAGGCAAAGAGGGATTTCTTTGGCGGGGTGGCGGCCAAACAGGCCGTTGTGTGTGCTTTGA
- a CDS encoding glycoside hydrolase family 43 protein, producing MKFNNPVIKGFYPDPSVCKVGDTYYLVCSSMQYFPGVPLFESKDLVNWHQIGHCLTRKSQIQLEKVNSSGGVFAPTLRNHDGRFYMTTTNDTTRQNFYVWTDDIYGEWSEPVYVDQGGIDPDLFFEDGKAYFMSNGSDDFGVGGIVQCQIDIATGRKLTPSRTIWQGTGGRFLEAPHMYNIKGLYYLVAAEGGTEFGHMVTYARSESLHGPFEAYPLNPVLTNRNLGGYEVQAVGHGDLIQDPDGNWWMLHLGFRQSGQWLAYHHLGREVFLTPVTFEEDGWFTAGHNGTTLSSFENALIPDHVVQTEKTSFTFENTDWSKEWCYLRTPEQDNYTLERNKLTLKGTEISLDQADSPTFIGIRQKDFIADISCDISLISGEAGLTLYMDENHHYDFAIRKIEDGYKVIQRLNIGDIKSIVHDVNLKQFNQASLLIKASHTRYSFHIVTDSGLIDLGSAQSKYLSSEVAGGFTGVIIGLYAHGHNSHAEFSNFKCEYLPNP from the coding sequence ATGAAATTCAACAACCCGGTTATTAAAGGCTTTTACCCCGACCCAAGCGTATGCAAAGTTGGAGACACCTATTATCTGGTATGCAGCTCCATGCAGTATTTCCCCGGCGTTCCGCTGTTCGAAAGCAAAGATCTCGTGAATTGGCATCAGATCGGCCATTGCCTGACCAGAAAAAGCCAGATTCAGCTCGAAAAAGTGAACAGCTCCGGCGGCGTTTTTGCCCCTACGCTCCGTAACCACGACGGACGCTTCTACATGACAACCACCAATGATACCACCCGTCAGAACTTCTATGTGTGGACGGATGACATTTACGGAGAATGGTCCGAACCGGTCTATGTCGATCAAGGAGGGATTGACCCGGATTTATTTTTCGAAGACGGAAAGGCCTATTTCATGAGCAACGGATCAGATGATTTCGGAGTTGGCGGGATCGTACAATGTCAAATCGACATTGCAACCGGACGCAAGCTGACTCCAAGCCGCACGATTTGGCAAGGTACGGGAGGACGTTTCCTTGAAGCTCCCCATATGTACAATATTAAAGGTCTGTACTATCTGGTAGCGGCCGAGGGCGGTACCGAATTTGGGCATATGGTTACTTACGCGCGCAGCGAATCCTTACATGGCCCCTTTGAAGCTTATCCCCTCAATCCGGTCCTAACCAATCGCAATTTAGGCGGTTATGAAGTGCAGGCTGTTGGCCATGGAGACCTGATTCAGGATCCTGACGGGAATTGGTGGATGCTTCATCTAGGCTTCCGCCAAAGCGGCCAATGGCTCGCCTACCATCATCTTGGACGGGAAGTCTTCCTTACGCCGGTTACCTTCGAAGAAGATGGTTGGTTTACGGCTGGCCACAACGGCACTACCCTGAGCAGCTTTGAAAACGCGTTAATTCCGGATCATGTTGTTCAGACCGAGAAGACAAGCTTCACGTTTGAAAATACGGACTGGAGCAAGGAGTGGTGTTATCTCCGCACTCCGGAGCAGGACAACTATACGCTTGAGCGGAACAAGCTGACGCTTAAAGGTACGGAAATTTCCCTGGATCAGGCAGACTCCCCGACCTTTATCGGCATTCGTCAAAAGGACTTTATCGCGGATATCTCCTGCGATATCTCCTTAATCAGCGGCGAAGCCGGCCTAACCCTCTATATGGATGAGAATCATCATTATGATTTCGCCATCCGGAAGATTGAAGACGGGTACAAAGTGATTCAACGCTTGAATATCGGCGATATTAAATCAATCGTACATGATGTGAATTTGAAGCAATTTAATCAGGCGTCGCTGCTCATCAAAGCAAGCCATACCCGCTACAGCTTCCATATCGTTACGGACAGCGGACTGATTGACTTGGGATCAGCCCAGTCGAAGTATCTCTCTTCGGAAGTTGCCGGAGGATTTACTGGCGTTATTATCGGGCTGTATGCCCATGGCCATAACTCTCACGCAGAATTCTCGAACTTCAAATGCGAGTATCTTCCTAATCCTTAA
- a CDS encoding sugar phosphate isomerase/epimerase family protein, protein MKLGISTYSLTWSIGVPGYPAPPQPIGVFDLLDIARAYRIKLVQIADNFPLHLLKDTELISIKEYADSMGIEIEIGTRGTDPDHLLVYLRIANLLGASLCRTLIVEENLTNPVRELKAVLPLFEQSGVRIAVENHGLHTTKQLASLFVDINSPFLGCCLDTVNSFSALDSPQTVIQDLSPYVINLHLKDFDITRVDHQMGFMVLGKPAGYGKLDIDGLLQTVRDSHRDSNVILELWTPFTETVEQTVALERQWLEESLHYLQTNHFSE, encoded by the coding sequence ATGAAGCTTGGAATCAGCACCTATTCTTTGACATGGTCGATAGGAGTACCCGGTTATCCCGCTCCCCCTCAGCCTATAGGCGTTTTTGATTTGCTGGATATCGCGCGCGCATACCGCATAAAGCTTGTCCAAATTGCCGATAACTTCCCTCTCCATCTACTGAAAGATACAGAATTGATATCTATTAAGGAATACGCTGATTCTATGGGAATCGAGATTGAGATCGGTACCAGGGGAACGGATCCGGATCATCTTCTTGTGTATTTGCGCATCGCCAATTTACTTGGCGCTTCTCTTTGCCGCACGTTGATTGTGGAGGAAAATTTGACAAATCCTGTACGGGAGCTTAAAGCGGTCTTGCCCCTCTTTGAACAATCCGGAGTGCGAATTGCCGTCGAAAATCACGGTCTTCATACCACGAAGCAGCTGGCCTCCCTTTTTGTTGACATTAATAGCCCGTTTCTAGGCTGCTGCCTCGATACCGTCAATTCTTTTAGCGCGCTAGACAGCCCTCAAACCGTAATTCAGGATCTCTCACCTTATGTGATTAATCTCCATTTGAAAGATTTCGATATTACCAGAGTGGATCATCAAATGGGCTTTATGGTTTTGGGCAAACCCGCAGGGTATGGTAAATTGGATATAGATGGACTTTTGCAGACCGTACGAGATAGTCATAGAGACTCAAATGTTATTCTCGAGCTATGGACTCCTTTTACCGAAACGGTTGAACAAACTGTAGCTTTGGAACGCCAATGGCTGGAAGAGAGTCTTCACTATTTGCAAACGAATCATTTTTCGGAATAG
- a CDS encoding copper amine oxidase N-terminal domain-containing protein, which produces MRISISKLSALLLLLCLSIFTMQVTVTAAEGEDSDTPSVTDISVKVSNSKLNVGQSTDFSIRIQYGNGIVSTNKSSARITIDKPHILKFLDNGKIKATAVGEASINVEAGGVKRSLKISASASEPMSGAKVIKGVTYLPLMPVIKALGGTVNYDAPSKSYGIQIGKTKIAITRDTAKAKVDGKAIVMKGAPIVDKGQTLFTSDLLVKALGASLQWDAANYRITISLGSGKLIVNAEKPKPANTTGMYEVAATGEMAGWKILKGHPYEKSIRIYFKYDGQYLSVMTEDIRKVNLNQKVTWTDENGNKHVNTVGEIYDLFSYSNAYTDEWLYARFGNLYADWLASTSINADQLVTEYLTDTGQMETPQYTTTLGPNTEVIK; this is translated from the coding sequence ATGAGAATTTCAATATCTAAGTTATCAGCGCTTCTCCTGCTGTTGTGTTTATCCATATTCACGATGCAGGTCACAGTGACTGCTGCTGAAGGGGAAGATTCGGATACTCCTTCGGTAACGGATATTTCCGTCAAAGTATCGAATAGCAAGCTTAATGTCGGTCAGTCCACCGATTTTTCGATCAGAATCCAATATGGCAACGGCATCGTTTCTACTAACAAGAGCAGTGCCCGCATCACGATTGACAAGCCGCATATCCTCAAGTTTTTGGATAATGGCAAGATTAAAGCGACTGCCGTAGGAGAAGCATCGATTAATGTCGAAGCCGGCGGTGTAAAGCGGTCTTTGAAAATCAGCGCCAGCGCGTCCGAGCCTATGTCAGGGGCTAAGGTAATCAAAGGCGTAACGTATCTGCCTCTAATGCCGGTCATTAAAGCTTTGGGCGGAACCGTGAATTATGATGCCCCTTCCAAAAGCTACGGAATTCAAATCGGGAAGACGAAGATTGCCATCACGAGAGATACCGCAAAAGCGAAAGTAGACGGCAAAGCCATCGTCATGAAAGGCGCTCCGATCGTGGATAAGGGACAGACGCTATTCACGTCCGATCTTCTCGTAAAAGCATTGGGCGCCAGCTTGCAATGGGATGCCGCGAACTATCGTATAACGATTTCGCTTGGCTCAGGGAAGCTTATCGTTAATGCCGAGAAGCCGAAACCTGCCAATACGACCGGCATGTACGAGGTCGCCGCAACCGGTGAAATGGCCGGATGGAAAATCTTAAAGGGTCATCCATACGAAAAGTCGATACGCATTTATTTTAAGTATGACGGACAATATCTGTCGGTCATGACCGAAGACATTCGTAAGGTCAATCTAAATCAGAAAGTGACTTGGACAGACGAGAATGGCAATAAGCATGTGAACACTGTCGGCGAGATCTATGACCTCTTTAGTTACAGCAATGCTTATACGGACGAGTGGCTGTACGCGAGATTCGGCAATTTATACGCGGATTGGCTCGCTTCAACATCCATCAATGCGGATCAGCTCGTTACGGAGTATCTCACGGACACGGGTCAGATGGAGACACCGCAATACACTACCACGTTGGGTCCTAACACGGAAGTGATCAAATAA
- a CDS encoding Gfo/Idh/MocA family protein, translated as MTVWKIGLVGAGWWSEKHLKAWRSIPGAEVAALCDPNEERLKEKAAAFGVSSNQLYSSLSEMLEKADIDIVDIVTGPDTHLELVRRAAASGKHILCQKPFATSMKEAEEMVRITKEAGVRLMVTENWRWLQPFRLIKNVIETGTLGTLHTARYIHTDYYTPRMEPGTILPQPFFRDMPKLLFFEMGAHWFDTWRFLFGTPERLYAEIQRVSPYITGEDSGIVIMGYDHFYGYLDASWATRQRLDRPLGTEVGPVHLEQLIVDGSEATLKMYTTGKISIVSKDGSSERILAESTELDHEESHIRLQSHFLECVRSGSVFETEGSDNLITLSMVFGVYESAAKHVPVIMGRKSP; from the coding sequence ATGACGGTCTGGAAAATTGGATTGGTAGGAGCCGGTTGGTGGTCGGAGAAGCATTTAAAGGCATGGCGCAGCATTCCCGGCGCAGAGGTCGCAGCCCTTTGCGACCCGAATGAAGAGCGATTGAAGGAGAAGGCAGCTGCATTTGGCGTATCGAGTAACCAGTTGTATAGCAGCCTATCTGAAATGCTGGAGAAAGCGGATATCGATATCGTGGATATCGTAACGGGGCCGGATACTCATCTGGAACTTGTACGGCGCGCGGCTGCCAGCGGAAAGCATATTTTATGCCAGAAGCCGTTTGCGACTTCCATGAAGGAAGCCGAGGAAATGGTAAGGATTACTAAAGAAGCCGGCGTGAGGCTGATGGTGACGGAAAACTGGAGATGGCTTCAGCCTTTCCGGCTGATTAAAAACGTAATTGAGACCGGTACACTGGGTACGCTGCATACTGCGAGATACATACACACCGATTACTATACGCCTAGGATGGAACCCGGCACGATTTTGCCTCAGCCATTTTTCAGGGATATGCCGAAGCTGCTGTTTTTCGAGATGGGAGCTCATTGGTTTGATACTTGGCGTTTTCTATTCGGTACGCCGGAGCGGCTTTATGCGGAGATTCAGCGTGTCAGCCCTTATATAACCGGCGAAGATTCCGGCATCGTCATTATGGGATATGATCATTTTTACGGCTATCTTGATGCCAGCTGGGCTACAAGGCAGAGGTTGGATCGTCCGCTCGGCACGGAGGTAGGACCCGTACATTTGGAGCAGCTGATCGTCGATGGCTCGGAGGCAACGCTCAAAATGTACACAACGGGCAAAATCTCAATAGTCAGCAAAGATGGATCGAGTGAACGGATTCTAGCGGAAAGCACGGAATTGGATCATGAGGAAAGCCATATCAGGCTGCAATCTCACTTTTTGGAATGCGTACGGAGCGGATCTGTATTTGAGACTGAAGGCAGCGATAACCTGATCACCTTAAGCATGGTCTTTGGCGTGTACGAGAGCGCTGCTAAGCACGTGCCGGTGATAATGGGGAGGAAAAGCCCGTGA
- a CDS encoding GNAT family N-acetyltransferase encodes MPSIITKPFDKEMQNLLSELSSGYHAGELSRKDPSELPEVIYTIEHDDEMVGYGVVREYAQGNQLIQKAEKDYFHPDERYLEKDFYIDIKNETNFIFIEALDVLKEHEGKGYAAYFMNWLKAKYPNKKMYVYSLDKSQNFWYKQQFEVVGSTVWMTYN; translated from the coding sequence ATGCCTTCAATTATAACAAAGCCGTTCGATAAAGAAATGCAAAACCTGTTAAGCGAGTTAAGCTCGGGTTATCATGCCGGGGAATTAAGCCGGAAGGATCCTTCGGAATTACCCGAAGTGATTTATACGATTGAGCATGATGACGAAATGGTTGGATACGGAGTCGTGCGGGAATACGCGCAGGGCAACCAATTGATTCAAAAGGCGGAAAAGGATTATTTTCACCCGGATGAAAGATATCTGGAGAAGGATTTCTATATTGATATCAAGAACGAGACGAACTTTATTTTTATCGAAGCTTTGGATGTGCTGAAGGAACATGAAGGAAAAGGGTATGCAGCGTACTTCATGAATTGGCTGAAAGCGAAATATCCAAATAAAAAGATGTATGTCTATTCGCTTGATAAATCACAGAACTTTTGGTACAAACAGCAGTTTGAAGTTGTAGGAAGCACGGTTTGGATGACTTACAATTAA
- a CDS encoding GntR family transcriptional regulator — MSGVTLKEKAFIHLRKLILDGELKPGEVLTERMLVEMLEMSRTPIRAALERLDAEGLANYTPNKGLVVAELSLRKAIDLYDYRIAMECFVVRKLAAMELENSDINWFEQNLRDQQLYVDASDYGLFTDADSQFHRKLVEIYANSEIIQAMERLQDQLYRIAIGVLRKDRTRIGVSFNDHQRIFQFIQEGDSEKASQAMEEHLEFGKRILIM, encoded by the coding sequence ATGTCTGGTGTTACTTTAAAAGAAAAGGCCTTTATTCATCTTCGCAAACTCATTCTAGATGGCGAGCTCAAGCCCGGAGAAGTATTGACTGAACGAATGTTAGTCGAAATGCTCGAGATGAGCCGCACCCCTATAAGAGCTGCTTTGGAGAGACTGGATGCCGAAGGGCTTGCCAATTATACCCCCAACAAAGGATTAGTCGTTGCCGAACTGTCTCTTCGCAAAGCGATTGATTTATACGATTACCGGATCGCGATGGAATGTTTTGTCGTCCGCAAGCTGGCTGCCATGGAGCTGGAAAACAGTGATATCAACTGGTTTGAACAGAATTTACGGGATCAGCAGCTGTACGTCGATGCGAGCGATTACGGCCTTTTTACGGATGCAGATTCGCAATTTCACCGCAAGCTAGTCGAGATTTACGCCAACTCGGAAATCATTCAAGCGATGGAGCGGCTGCAGGATCAGCTGTACCGGATTGCTATCGGCGTTCTTCGCAAGGACCGGACAAGAATCGGCGTCTCCTTTAACGATCATCAGCGGATATTCCAATTCATTCAGGAAGGCGATTCGGAAAAAGCCAGCCAAGCGATGGAGGAGCATCTGGAGTTCGGCAAACGGATTTTAATTATGTAA
- a CDS encoding amidohydrolase family protein yields the protein MIIDVHAHLGWDYVFDEDFTWEEQLEKHEIYGVTKTILQPASCHDIETVREQHDRIAQAARMYPGKFYGMANPNPHLKDAVYEEEVRRCVEELGFVGIKIHTFAHAVHPGGRDGMKVFALASELDVPVMVHTGAGIPFANPTNLIEPALAFPDAKIVMAHCGMMIMAGETSIALKAASNLYADVTWTSGFNLRHWSQQFGAHRFLFGTDHADNAGTELAKVKTCGLTEEEQEWILYKSAQSVYRLT from the coding sequence GTGATTATTGACGTCCATGCCCATTTGGGATGGGACTATGTATTTGACGAGGATTTTACATGGGAAGAGCAACTGGAGAAGCATGAGATTTACGGCGTAACGAAAACCATTCTGCAGCCTGCTTCCTGCCACGATATCGAGACGGTGCGGGAGCAGCATGACCGGATTGCCCAAGCAGCCAGAATGTATCCGGGGAAGTTCTACGGAATGGCTAATCCGAACCCCCATTTAAAAGACGCGGTCTATGAAGAGGAAGTCAGGCGGTGCGTTGAAGAGCTTGGGTTTGTTGGCATTAAGATTCATACGTTTGCCCATGCCGTACATCCGGGAGGGCGCGACGGCATGAAAGTATTTGCGCTTGCGAGCGAACTAGACGTACCGGTCATGGTGCATACCGGAGCGGGAATACCGTTTGCCAACCCGACGAATCTGATCGAACCGGCACTGGCCTTTCCGGATGCGAAGATTGTGATGGCCCACTGCGGCATGATGATCATGGCTGGTGAAACATCGATCGCGCTTAAGGCGGCCTCTAATCTTTATGCCGACGTTACTTGGACCTCCGGCTTTAATTTGCGGCACTGGTCGCAGCAATTCGGAGCTCACCGGTTTCTGTTTGGAACCGATCACGCGGACAACGCGGGCACAGAATTAGCCAAGGTCAAGACATGCGGTTTAACGGAAGAAGAGCAGGAATGGATTTTGTATAAAAGCGCGCAGTCAGTCTACCGGCTGACTTGA
- a CDS encoding ArsR/SmtB family transcription factor, whose product MIRANGDKQFLPLYEALASEVRWRIMELLAEKEMNTKDIAGRMQLSPSIITMHIRKLEQAGLIGSRRVRRNGGTHKLCFLTERHIGIDLPFASKPREFREQSIPVGHYTAFEVHPTCGLGTREMEIGVWDDPRYFLDPERVNASILWFGKGYVEYKTPNYLQPEQSVSVLEISMEIASEAPGLSDHWPSDIAFAFNGIDLGTWTSPADFGRAARGKYTPDWWHRNVNQYGLWKTIRVDTKGTFMDNEQMSDVTVADLRLAEPFWTLRFTVDEDSPHVGGLTLYGAGFGNHDKDIVIRVYPEDE is encoded by the coding sequence ATGATTAGAGCTAACGGAGATAAACAGTTCCTGCCTTTATACGAAGCGCTGGCGAGCGAAGTCAGGTGGAGAATTATGGAGCTGCTAGCCGAAAAGGAAATGAACACCAAAGATATTGCCGGTCGCATGCAGCTTAGCCCGTCCATTATAACGATGCATATCCGCAAGCTTGAACAAGCCGGGCTTATTGGCAGCCGCAGAGTCCGCCGGAATGGCGGAACCCATAAATTATGCTTTCTGACGGAAAGGCATATCGGGATTGACTTGCCTTTCGCAAGCAAGCCCAGGGAATTCAGAGAGCAATCTATCCCAGTGGGACATTATACCGCCTTTGAAGTCCATCCGACCTGCGGGCTTGGAACCCGCGAGATGGAGATTGGCGTCTGGGACGATCCCCGCTATTTTCTCGATCCGGAACGGGTGAATGCCTCAATTCTTTGGTTTGGTAAAGGATACGTGGAGTACAAAACGCCTAACTATTTGCAGCCCGAACAATCCGTCAGCGTCTTGGAAATCTCAATGGAAATCGCTTCGGAAGCACCCGGTCTCAGCGATCATTGGCCTTCCGACATTGCTTTCGCTTTTAACGGGATTGACCTGGGAACCTGGACAAGTCCGGCTGACTTCGGCAGGGCCGCACGCGGCAAATATACACCGGATTGGTGGCATCGCAACGTGAATCAATACGGGTTATGGAAGACGATCCGCGTGGATACGAAGGGCACCTTTATGGATAACGAGCAAATGTCGGACGTAACTGTAGCCGATCTTCGGTTGGCTGAGCCATTTTGGACGCTTCGTTTTACGGTAGACGAAGACAGTCCACATGTTGGCGGATTAACGCTGTACGGCGCAGGCTTTGGCAATCACGATAAGGATATCGTTATCCGTGTTTATCCCGAGGACGAGTAA
- a CDS encoding phosphogluconate dehydrogenase C-terminal domain-containing protein, whose translation MAAKQAVVCALMQGPEAHYALGESLAQEMFAPVMRSHRITVEQMAILEPTMTETISSMMVTVLGEALEEAVNRGVPYEAAKDFLLGHIHIQLGIVFEKVNPFSDACLVAIEYGRKAMIKEGWKALFRPESVYEQVDVMLHPEKLSTLQFKDS comes from the coding sequence GTGGCGGCCAAACAGGCCGTTGTGTGTGCTTTGATGCAAGGGCCAGAAGCTCACTATGCTTTGGGGGAGAGCCTTGCACAGGAAATGTTCGCACCCGTCATGAGATCTCACCGAATTACGGTGGAACAGATGGCCATACTTGAGCCTACCATGACTGAGACGATAAGTTCGATGATGGTTACGGTATTAGGCGAGGCGCTAGAGGAAGCCGTAAACCGCGGCGTTCCCTATGAGGCTGCCAAAGATTTTCTATTAGGGCATATCCATATTCAGTTAGGGATCGTGTTTGAAAAAGTGAATCCGTTTTCAGACGCTTGCCTGGTTGCCATTGAATACGGACGCAAGGCCATGATCAAAGAAGGATGGAAAGCGTTATTCCGACCGGAAAGCGTATATGAGCAGGTAGATGTCATGCTTCATCCCGAGAAACTGAGTACCCTCCAGTTCAAGGATTCCTGA
- a CDS encoding glycoside hydrolase family 140 protein gives MTHRMQRIKVSDSKRFLVHEDDSPFFWLADTAWELFHRLSREDADLYLRNRAERKFTVIQAVALAEHEGLTTGNVYGRLPLKKNKEGCYDPLLPDLDGDYSYWHHVDYIVDQAAAQGLYIAFLPTWGDKYNQMWGKGPEVFNSENARQYGKWLGERYKDRNNLFWVLGGDRPQHTREHFDIICSMAEGLREGDGGTHLMTFHPPGNHSSSLHMHNEPWLAFNMIQSGHHEWIRTNFDKVAADYNREPVKPVVDGEPCYEDHPINFKAENGYFDAADVRNAAYHAVFAGAFGHTYGHHSVWSMTTEPDTYFVMTWKDAIGRPGAEQMTHLRCLIESRPFLARVPDQSLIAENYSGANRMTATRGENYAMVYSPNGIPFHVAMGKIRGSSVKASWFDPRTGNWKDAGEYPNNGEVHFRPPTSGRGGDWILVLDGMEEG, from the coding sequence GTGACCCATCGCATGCAGCGTATTAAAGTGAGCGATAGCAAGCGTTTTCTCGTACACGAAGACGATTCCCCCTTCTTTTGGCTGGCGGATACGGCTTGGGAGCTGTTTCATAGGCTTAGCCGGGAGGATGCCGATCTGTATCTTCGCAATCGCGCGGAACGCAAGTTTACCGTTATTCAGGCAGTAGCACTAGCAGAGCACGAGGGACTTACGACGGGTAATGTTTACGGCCGGCTCCCGCTGAAGAAAAATAAAGAAGGCTGCTATGATCCGCTGCTTCCGGATCTGGACGGGGACTACAGCTATTGGCATCACGTGGACTATATTGTTGATCAGGCAGCAGCGCAAGGACTATATATCGCCTTCTTGCCAACTTGGGGAGATAAATACAATCAAATGTGGGGCAAGGGGCCAGAGGTGTTTAATTCCGAGAATGCCCGGCAATACGGCAAATGGCTCGGAGAAAGATACAAGGACAGAAATAATTTGTTCTGGGTGCTTGGCGGCGATCGTCCGCAGCATACCCGGGAGCACTTCGACATTATTTGTTCCATGGCGGAAGGTCTTCGGGAAGGCGACGGAGGGACGCATCTTATGACTTTCCACCCTCCAGGCAATCATTCCTCTTCTTTGCATATGCATAACGAGCCTTGGCTCGCTTTTAATATGATCCAATCCGGTCACCACGAATGGATCCGCACGAATTTTGACAAGGTAGCTGCCGATTACAACCGCGAGCCGGTAAAACCGGTGGTGGACGGGGAACCGTGTTACGAGGATCATCCGATTAACTTTAAAGCGGAAAACGGTTATTTTGACGCCGCTGACGTTCGTAATGCCGCTTATCATGCCGTATTTGCGGGAGCGTTCGGGCATACCTACGGACACCATTCCGTCTGGTCGATGACAACTGAGCCGGATACTTATTTCGTTATGACCTGGAAGGATGCCATCGGGCGGCCTGGAGCGGAACAAATGACCCATTTGCGTTGCTTAATAGAATCGCGTCCGTTTCTTGCCAGAGTCCCCGACCAAAGCTTGATCGCGGAAAATTACAGCGGAGCTAACCGTATGACCGCTACGCGCGGAGAAAATTATGCCATGGTCTACTCTCCAAACGGCATTCCTTTTCATGTCGCAATGGGGAAAATCCGCGGTTCTTCCGTCAAAGCTTCCTGGTTTGATCCCCGTACGGGGAACTGGAAGGATGCGGGAGAGTATCCGAACAACGGAGAAGTTCATTTCCGACCTCCTACAAGCGGAAGAGGCGGGGACTGGATCCTTGTACTAGACGGAATGGAAGAAGGATAA